TATGGTTTATTGGTCAATTGTCAGGCACTCAAATCGTTTAAAGTGGTTTCGTTGATGGTGGATTTCCGTTTGTCGGTGTTTGTAGATATGCCGTAGTGACCGGAGCAAACAAGGGCATCGGGTTTGAGATTGTAAGGCAGCTCGCTTCAAATGGCGTAACAGTTGTATTAACAGCTAGAAATAAAGTGAGGGGAAATGAGGCAACCGCCAAGCTCCACCAGCTGGGATTGGCAAATGTAGTTTTCCATCAACTCGATGTTTTGGATCAAGCTAGCATTGAATCATTGGCTGATTTCTTATCTCAGAAGTTTGGAAGACTTGATATCTTGGTAAGGATCCATGTTACGCAGTTTGGTATGACCTATGAATGTCGGTGTTAGTACCCTATACAGAGATCTTCAAAAGCAACCTTAATCGCCTGCATCTTGACAACATGATTTCAAATTTATAGTTTTGCAATTGCTCATAAAATCATATTACATTTGACAGGTAAATAATGCGGGAGCTAGTGGTGCTATAGTTGACGAAGATGAACTCAAAGCCTTAGGTATAGATTCTACAGCATGGGTAAGTTAAGTATAAGAACTTAATAGTTGGGGAGCTTTGAGTTTCTCAGTATTATAGCCATTATTTATATGAATGAGCTAATTAATTGTTGGTGCAGCTGTCAGGGAAGGTGGCAAAGATGGTCCAAAGTGTGATGACGTATACATATGAAGAGGCAGAAGTTTGCTTGAATACTAATTACTATGGTGTCCAAAGAGTAACTGAAACCCTTCTCCCTCTGCTGCAGCTGTCCAGTTCAGGAGCTAGGATTGTCAATGTTTCTTCTCTTCGGAGCGAATTAAAGGTACTTTCATTATGATTTTTATCTCAAGATAATTAATGAGATTgggataaatttttgttttatattataatctaatgttgttttttttttttaatatacttcGATTTTATTGGATTTTGCCATGTTAGATAGGAAAAGAATAAGAAATATAATAGTATAATTCATCTAAATCAATCAAATTACAGTAAAAACAAAATTGATATTGACCGTAATACAGTGACAATTTGAGCTTAATCTCATAACTAGTTAGTTTTATTCTTCGCTTTAATCATTGAATAAAGACTAATCACTGAATTGAGAATTCCTAGTCTATTAGGTAAAAATCTATTGTTATCTCTATACACTATACTGTTGTTGAAGCTCTTGACATACAAGGTGAGATTTTAACTTCAGTCACTGTGGTTTTCAAATCTTCAACTTTATCATTTTAACCAAAGCTTTACTTGGTTtctatataaacttttaataaatacatTTATTATACAATTTTGTTTCACTGGCTGTGCCATAATCTTGTAGAAAGTTCGGAAAAGGCCAATGAAATGGTACATAATGCCATCACAATTGCATAATGGTAAGCTTCAAATTTTGTAGAGGGTTCCTGGTGGAAGCATCAGAAATGAACTTGGAGATTTAGAGAATCTAACTGAAGAGAAACTGGACGGCATATTGCAAAGATTCTTGAAGGATTTTAAAGACAATGCTCTTGAAGCTAATGGATGGCCGTTAATGCTGCCAGCCTATAGCATGTCGAAGGTGGTCCTCAATGCTTACACAAGAATTCTAGCCAGAAAATATCCAAATATGTGCATAAATTGTGTTCATCCTGGTTATGTCAACACTGACTTGAATTGGCACACGGGGGTGATCACGACAGAAGAGGGTGCTAGAGGCCCCGTTAAATGTGCTCTCATCCCCGACGGAGGCCCTACTGGTTGCTATTTTGATCAGACCGAAGTTGCAGAGTTTTGAGATGCACCCTCTTTTTCGTTTGATTGGAACTATTGCTGAGGTTAGAGATTATACATTCGAATGCAATTTGGGCTTTGCTACATTCTATTTATGTTACCTGCACTTTACATTTTCTGAAGTATGTGTCGAATAGAACATAAATGTGGATTAGGTCGAGGATATATGCCAAGTCCAGTAGAGCATGTGTGCTAAGTCAAACAGAGCATGAATATGTGGTAATTTGTGTTAGAGCATGCATACATGATCACACAAGTTATTCATGTTTTGCTGATTATGTTGAATATATCATGTGTTAGTGAAAACTTATGTTATCTTTGTTCATGCTTGTTATGTCGAATAGAACATATATGCTGATTGAGTCGAAGGTAGGTGCTGACCCATTCAAATAGAGCCTAAATACTAAGTTGAATAAAGTATGTTTATGTGGTAATTTGAGTTAGAATATGTATGTATGATCACCCAAGATATCGGAGTTTATGCTGATTATGTCCAATATAGTATGTTATCCATGTTTATGTTGAACATGCATTTGGATTAAcccaacatagaaaaataaaaaaatagataaccTAAATGAATCTATCATGGAAAATCATTAAACTATAAAATGAACTATTGGATTCCAGTGTCTAATTAGTTGTGGACTTTGTTAATGTGTTTATTGTTTGAAATGATTTTAATTAGTTGGATGATATTAGACTTTGTATGTATATCAACTCGAGAGATTAGTTATGTTGTTCACTTGAATTTATGTTGCTAATGTTTGTTTTGGTTGTTtagtttcaaattttcaatatttcaatTATGATTTAGTAATGATAATGTtgatgttttaattgaatttggaatGCTTAAGTGATGTTTATGtcattattgttatttatttgggTGAATGTATTTGAGACGACGTGTATTCTAAGGACTTTATCAAATTAGTctctttattattaaatagttcaatttagttcatgtactattaaaaagaatcaaataagaccAAATTAGAATAAAGTTAATGTAACGGGCCATTTTTTCCCGGgcccaaaccaaaccaaaaatataaataatagtcgTCCAAATTTATAGGCccaaatgatttaaataaaaaaatacatcaaaCCCAAATGAAAAAGAGGCCCAGTGGTCCAAAATACTTAAACATTACCGGCAAAACAAAAAACTCTAGCATTAGGCGCGCTGCTGCCCTCAGCCACGTCAGCATGCTCGTCTCGAGGTTTGTCTCCTTTTCACCAAAGAGGCAAGAAGACCGCCTTTCTTGCCTCTGTTGACTCTCAATGGATGCctgcaaaaaggaaagaaacagagcaGAGAAACAGTAGCAGAAGAGAAAGCATAAACGgtagcaagaaaaataaaaacaaataatatgtATAAACGGCTATAAAAAGTCGGATCCAGATTGTAATTTTTACGGACAATATTAATCAAAATCAGAACTCAAAGTTgaaaaaggtgattttttttatattttgttttttcttacaaatttattttataagtaaaatataaaaacaaagtaaaaaggGTCGAAATTTACCTTCCTATTCGTATCACGCCACCATCGGATGGTTCATCCGTTCACGAAAGTCATGGTGGCCCTTTAGGGTTTCATTCGGGCTTTGTAAAGAGGGGCATACGAGAAGTCGGAGGGCAGAGGAGGGTGTCGGCCagattcctttttttttctaggCTTTCGCCTGTAGATTTAGATCAAGGTTTAAAAAAGGGGTAAAAAGGGTATATTTCGGCATTTTTCGGCCACAAGGAACGGTGAAGTCCATCGACGGCGACCGGTGGGGCTTGCCAGAGCTCTAGGCCGGACGTGAGGGGACTAAAAAAAATAGAaggtttttgagttttttttttaaaaactttggcAGAATggcctttataaaaaaaattatttttatagtcCCCACTGAACAGTGTCGTTTTAGGCTAGCATCAATAGCCCCAAAATGGCGTCATTATGACGCTACCCGCGTCTGTCCCGACCCGAGGGCTAGGATCTGGGCGTTTTTCACTAATGTTGTATTTGCGCGAATGGTCCTTCCACTTTTGCGGTGCGCTTCAGTAAAGCCCTgccctatttttttttaatttggccatgcattttgatttttgattcaaTTTGATCCTCAGACCCTTTGAAAAAGCAGACACCCGAAACAGTGTCGTTTCGGGCCAACCCGACCCGCctggaggatccgcgtgttttggttTAAGTGGGGTATTTGTGCAGTTAACCCTTCcgtctttcatttaatttttaatgtagtcctttcttactttttaaattttttcgcgTAATTTTATTGACGTTTCATTTCGGTTCTCTGTGAAACGATGCACTTTGAGGACTGGGAACAATTCCCCATTTAGTCCCCGCTTGTTTTTGCGCATTTGATTTTAATCTTTTACActgttttattgtttaatttatttattttattatgatttttactttaaattttgtcTAGATTCTGATTTAGTCCCTTACTTTcgatcttttatattttatttttctttgtatttatttatttatttgtatttatacatttattggtttttttgttatttttatttttatgtttttttcccactattattgtattattttatgtatctatTATTGTTTATGTACTTTATTACAAAGTGTACtcttaatttcatttatattttaatttgatcctttattttcaatattttataaactatttttctcgatattcatttatgtatttatttcttttctttattatgtttaaaaattagTATTGCCATTCCATGTGCATAttttgtcattattattattattatcattattatttactttattatttattttattttcctttgtttgtTCATATTAGTGTTAAAATAgaatatgttatgtgattatcGTCATTACGTGCATTATGAAATGTTCTattagtaatttatattattgTCATTTATCGACGCAACATTTCATTCGTATATCATCGTTCCGTTTTCTACATCACCGTTTTATACCCCGAATAAGAGAAATACACATCGTTTAAATATTGCACTtgttattattcaaaatttttaaaataaggcaatgtttcgtatTTGGAGATTCGAGAAGTAAGACTCTAACTTatggggtttcgatttttctcattgaacctaaataaccaaat
The Gossypium hirsutum isolate 1008001.06 chromosome A07, Gossypium_hirsutum_v2.1, whole genome shotgun sequence genome window above contains:
- the LOC107953124 gene encoding (+)-neomenthol dehydrogenase isoform X1 — encoded protein: MADSDSSRLAEMENSGKHEAERYAVVTGANKGIGFEIVRQLASNGVTVVLTARNKVRGNEATAKLHQLGLANVVFHQLDVLDQASIESLADFLSQKFGRLDILVNNAGASGAIVDEDELKALGIDSTAWLSGKVAKMVQSVMTYTYEEAEVCLNTNYYGVQRVTETLLPLLQLSSSGARIVNVSSLRSELKRVPGGSIRNELGDLENLTEEKLDGILQRFLKDFKDNALEANGWPLMLPAYSMSKVVLNAYTRILARKYPNMCINCVHPGYVNTDLNWHTGVITTEEGARGPVKCALIPDGGPTGCYFDQTEVAEF
- the LOC107953124 gene encoding salutaridine reductase isoform X2, encoding MENSGKHEAERYAVVTGANKGIGFEIVRQLASNGVTVVLTARNKVRGNEATAKLHQLGLANVVFHQLDVLDQASIESLADFLSQKFGRLDILVNNAGASGAIVDEDELKALGIDSTAWLSGKVAKMVQSVMTYTYEEAEVCLNTNYYGVQRVTETLLPLLQLSSSGARIVNVSSLRSELKRVPGGSIRNELGDLENLTEEKLDGILQRFLKDFKDNALEANGWPLMLPAYSMSKVVLNAYTRILARKYPNMCINCVHPGYVNTDLNWHTGVITTEEGARGPVKCALIPDGGPTGCYFDQTEVAEF